The proteins below are encoded in one region of Scomber japonicus isolate fScoJap1 chromosome 2, fScoJap1.pri, whole genome shotgun sequence:
- the LOC128376124 gene encoding E3 ubiquitin-protein ligase TRIM21-like has product MSAASCLRSEDQFLCSICLDVFTDPVTTPCGHNFCKNCINDHWNSDVQYLCPLCNKVFNTRPELLINTLLSEVVSRFRQEAQQKASSSSSEQQAAKPGEVPCDVCTGTKLKALKSCLVCLTSYCETHLEPHLTASRLKRHQLINPVDNLEDRMCMKHDKPLELFCKTDQTCVCTLCSVLDHKTHEFVPLKEEYEGKKAELGKTEAEIQEMIQKRRLKIQEIKHSVDLSEEAADREKAEGVQVFTALKESVERSLNELIEMIEEKQRTTEKQAEDLIKELEQEISELKKRSSEVEKLSHSEDHLHLLQNFPSLKAAPPTKDWTEVSICPSYERTVVRAVAQLEETLSKQMKKLIEAELKRIQQYAVDVTLDPDTAHPKLILSDDVKQVNHGTVRKIVPNNPERFFPCVSVLGKQSLPSGRFYFEVQVKGKTDWDFGVARESINRKGTIEESPEDGYWTISLRNGNEYKALDDPPVRLSLESCPQKVGVFVDYEEGLVSFYDVDAAALIYSFTGCSFTEKLYPYLSPGLNNGGKNSAPLIICPVNQTE; this is encoded by the coding sequence atgtctgctgccagctgtctgagatctgaagatcagtttctgtgctccatctgtctggatgtgttcactgatccagtcaccacaccatgtggacacaacttctgtaaaaactgcatcaatgaCCACTGGAACAGTGATGTCCAGTAcctgtgtccactgtgtaaCAAGGTTTTCAACACAAGACCTGAACTCCTCATCAACACATTGCTCTCTGAAGTTGTTTCTcggttcagacaggaagctcaacagaaagccagcagcagcagctcagagcaacaagctgccaaaccaggagaagttccctgtgacgtctgtactggaaccaaactgaaggccctgaagtcctgtctggtgtgtctgacttcctactgtgagactcacctggagcctcATCTGACAGCTTCACGCctgaaaagacatcagctgatcaacccTGTAGACaacctggaagacaggatgtgtatgaagcacgataaacctctggagctgttctgtaagaccgaccagacatgtgtctgcacgctctgctctgttttagaccacaagacacatgagtttgttcctctgaaagaagaatatgaaggaaagaaggcagagctggggaagacagaggctgaaattcaggagatgatccagaagagacgCCTGAAGATTCaagagatcaaacactcagttgacctcagtgaggaagctgcagatagagagaaagcagaaggtgttcaggtcttcaccgctctgaaggagtctgttgagagaagcctgaatgagctcattgagatgattgaagagaagcaaagaacaacagagaaacaggctgaagacttgatcaaagagctggaacaggaaatctctgagctgaagaagagaagctctgaggtggagaagctctcacactctgaagaccacctacacctcctccaaaacttcccgtccctgaaagctgctccacccaccaaagactggacagaggtcAGCATTTGTCCATCATATGAGAGGACTGTGGTGagagctgtggctcagctggaggagacgctcagtaaacagatgaagaagctgattgaggctgagctgaagaggatccagcagtatgcagtggatgtgactcttgatcctgatacagcacatcctaaactcatcctgtctgatgatgTGAAACAAGTAAATCATGGTACTGTAAGGAAGATTGTCCCAAACAACCCAGAGAGATTTTTTCCTTGTGTTAGTGTTTTAGGAAAACAGAGTTTGccttcaggcagattttactttgaggttcaggttaaaggGAAGACTGACTGGGATTTTggagtggccagagagtcgatCAACAGAAAGGGAACAATTGAAGAGAGCCCTGAGGATGGTTACTGGACTATATCgttgagaaatggaaatgagtatAAAGCTCTTGATGATCCTCCAGTCCGTCTCTCTCTGGAGTCTTgtcctcagaaggtgggggtgtttgtggattatgaggagggtctggtctccttttatgacgtagatgctgcagctcttatctactcctttactggctgctccttcactgagaaactctacccataTCTCAGTCCTGGTCTTAATAATGGTGGTAAAAACTCTgcccctctgatcatctgtcctgtcaatcaaactgagTAG